Within the Arachis duranensis cultivar V14167 chromosome 10, aradu.V14167.gnm2.J7QH, whole genome shotgun sequence genome, the region TTTTCGTTATTTACCtagtaaaattaataaattaacgaAGGGTTAGATAATCTTTACTccatattattcaaaattttaaacccGGAATCATGGTAGCCAAATCGCAGTGAGTTAGTGAAACTAATACACATAACCAATAAATATGTATATAACTAACACTCGACCTAACATAACTGTAGCGGTGACCAAATTATTCAAATACCAATGTCAGCCCCATGTCAACGACTATTATGTTTCCCTGGGAATTGTTTCTTATTCCATAGCCAAGAAACATAACATTACGCAATCAATGCTAAACTACAAATTCTTGGCTGTATATATAGTtactaattaattgattaatgatATCTACTATAagagttttaaaaatcttagtgaatatattttttatatatatattttttaatttatttttacaatcatttattaaaaaaataaaaatacttaataTATTGATTAATCTCATATATTAGTCTATATTAATCTACTAATATTAGTATATATGATAAAAGTTGTTCTGATTTGACTCAATAAGAATTAGAGATTCATTAAGCGGATCCGCGTCTCGTTTGTACGACGATATGTCTTCAACGTAACTCGATCTTCACAAGAAAAGATTTGAACAATTAGTGGaagtttttaaaagttagacCCAAGTAAAAGGGTCCACCCGAATAAATAGggatataattatataaaaaaaagaatctactgttttttttaaatacgtCACTTTTATCCTAATTAGTCGCTTTTTGTACggatatttattttagtatcgAATTGTCTTGTAAGTGATCTCACCTGCCGACCCACTGACGACTGCTGGTTCCACACCATCTCAACCCTCGCACTCAAATTCCGATCCTTACTTCCAAGAATTTTTCCTCCACCTGTTCAACGGACTACCGAACAGAAGTATAGAACAGTTGAGCATTTTCAACAACTGCTGCATATATAATACAATCGTGTTTAATAATGTCAAATACTTATTTAATGTCGAAGAAATtttttggagaaaaaataaagacaaattaaataaaCCCATATATGTAATTCAATCAAGGTCAACCCCAATAATCTTTGGCATTGAGCTTTTGTTATACGTTTTCCAAGATAATATAGTGATCCATGAATGAATGTCATCATTTTGACGAGGGTCTCTAATAAGTTGACATAATTATGTCCTAACATTCTGTTGGTCGTTTTCCATAGTTCAATCAGCTGATAATTAGGTAGAATATTAGATATATGGgccctaatttttttttgtccaaCTAAAGAATtaacaatataatataatgCATGAACATATAACATGCAATAATATGACTTATTTATACAAAGCTTATATACTTTATTCTCTTAAACTACTAATGGATACTACTCAATCCATagcatatatatttatatagttGTACTAACTATTAGATAAttacaatttttaattaatacaaGCCAATCAATGCATTTggtactaattaaataaatttaggagtatatatattttgaaaaggacaggaaaataaataaataaataaaagaaagttgGGATTGATTTGGATCCAATATCAGAAGTTAGGCCAGatccataaataaatatatatatatatatataattatatatactttCTGTATGTGAAGTTGCAATTTGCAAAGGAATTGACTTGTGAAGAAACATTGTGATTATTATTCAAATACGGTGGTGAAAGTTTACTttgaaaacagaaaacaaattataatttgcTTAAGATGGGTTGGTCAATCCCTGATTCCCCGCAGTGCAAGTATTCAACGTTACCAATTTTTCAGCGATTCAATTTGCGTGTCCAATTTATTGGTTTCCGTATTAATCATCCAAACGAGTCCACAATAATTATTGGAGTactagtaataataaaaattttggtaaattctatccaattctctctaaaaatattaatacgTTTTTCGTATTAATACGTTTTCCGTATTAATGTGTTATATTTTAATCGGTTATTATCTTAActataattagattattttgtaaattattttagataggtaattgtataatttcttaaaatattaaaattctaccCGATAAATAGCGCTGACTTAGTTGCACGCAATCTCTTTCTACAGTGCATCATTCCTTAACGAGTTGTTGAATTCTCATGGCTTGTAACTTTTCCGTTCTTCCCAGTATAGTCAGCGCCGACTTCATTGCTATCTCTTGTCCTCTCACTCAATCCCTTTTTTGTCGTGGATCATTGCTTACCAACACAATTAATGGTTAGTcgattattatattttttcattaaaaataatatatggaatatatattcatatataaaatataatataataaaataaatctattcagaatacttaaaagtataattaaaatcatgaacatataaatataatactaaaatttGTACTCTAACCaagtaaacatattttttattatacataaattatttaaaaaataaatatattattaaaattaataatacaaatttaaaataataaaatccaaCTTTCTTactgtattttttataatatttttattcttttagtttACAATTTATTANNNNNNNNNNNNNNNNNNNNNNNNNNNNNNNNNNNNNNNNNNNNNNNNNNNNNNNNNNNNNNNNNNNNNNNNNNNNNNNNNNNNNNNNNNNNNNNNNNNNNNNNNNNNNNNNNNNNNNNNNNNNNNNNNNNNNNNNNNNNNNNNNNNNNNNNNNNNNNNNNNNNNNNNNNNNNNNNNNNNNNNNNNNNNNNNNNNNNNNNNNNNNNNNNNNNNNNNNNNNNNNNNNNNNNNNNNNNNNNNNNNNNNNNNNNNNNNNNNNNNNNNNNNNNNNNNNNNNNNNNNNNNNNNNNNNNNNNNNNNNNNNNNNNNNNNNNNNNNNNNNNNNNNNNNNNNNNNNNNNNNNNNNNNNNNNNNNNNNNtttgtattattaatttatatatgataaaaaatatgtttacttGGTTagagtacaaattttattattatatttatatgttcatgattttaaatatacttttaagtattttgaatagatttattttattatattatattttatatgaatatatatttcatcatgtaattaaataaatatatatttttttaataaaaaaatttaataactgaactaacaattaatgatgtTGATGTTGGTAGGGAGTGATTCATGGGTCATGGCCAAAAAAAGGGATTAGTGAGAGGACAAGAGATAGAAATGAAGTCGGCACTGGCTATACTGGAAAGAACGGGGAAGTTACGAGCTATGAGAATTCAATGACCCGTTAAGGAATGATGCACTGTAGAAAGAGATTGCATGAGAAAGTGCTTCAATTAACGGgatagaattttaatattttaaaaaattatacaattactcatctaaaataataaattacaaaataacccaACTATAGTTAAGATAATAACCAATTAAACTGTGACACATCGTGAATGGTAACTTACATATTATTTTAGAGAGAGTTGGGTAGaattcaccaaaaattttaTGTCATAAAATtactcatcccaaaagtttgACTTTTTGAATTTAGAATTCTGATAGCATGTCATAAtatcactcatcccaaaagtttaTGTTGATGGGTTTaggtaacactaatggttatatctttAATACTTACTAAATCTCtattgtacatattgtacaaatattccattggctNNNNNNNNNNNNNNNNNNNNNNNNNNNNNNNNNNNNNNNNNNNNNNNNNNNNNNNNNNNNNNNNNNNNNNNNNNNNNNNNNNNNNNNNNNNNNNNNNNNNNNNNNNNNNNNNNNNNNNNNNNNNNNNNNNNNNNNNNNNNNNNNNNNNNNNNNNNNNNNNNNNNNNNNNNNNNNNNNNNNNNNNNNNNNNNNNNNNNNNNNNNNNNNNNNNNNNNNNNNNNNNNNNNNNNNNNNNNNNNNNNNNNNNNNNNNNNNNNNNNNNNNNNNNNNNNNNNNNNNNNNNNNNNNNNNNNNNNNNNNNNNNNNNNNNNNNNNNNNNNNNNNNNNNNNNNNNNNNNNNNNNNNNNNNNNNNNNNNNNNNNNNNNNNNNNNNNNNNNNNNNNNNNNNNNNNNNNNNNNNNNNNNNNNNNNNNNNNNNNNNNNNNNNNNNNNNNNNNNNNNNNNNNNNNNNNNNNNNNNNNNNNNNNNNNNNNNNNNNNNNNNNNNNNNNNNNNNNNNNNNNNNNNNNNNNNNNNNNNNNNNNNNNNNNNNNNNNNNNNNNNNNNNNNNNNNNNNNNNNNNNNNNNNNNNNNNNNNNNNNNNNNNNNNNNNNNNNNNNNNNNNNNNNNNNNNNNNNNNNNNNNNNNNNNNNNNNNNNNNNNNNNNNNNNNNNNNNNNNNNNNNNNNNNNNNNNNNNNNNNNNNNNNNNNNNNNNNNNNNNNNNNNNNNNNNNNNNNNNNNNNNNNNNNNNNNNNNNNNNNNNNNNNNNNNNNNNNNNNNNNNNNNNNNNNNNNNNNNNNNNNNNNNNNNNNNNNNNNNNNNNNNNNNNNNNNNNNNNNNNNNNNNNNNNNNNNNNNNNNNNNNNNNNNNNNNNNNNNNNNNNNNNNNNNNNNNNNNNNNNNNNNNNNNNNNNNNNNNNNNNNNNNNNNNNNNNNNNNNNNNNNNNNNNNNNNNNNNNNNNNNNNNNNNNNNNNNNNNNNNNNNNNNNNNNNNNNNNNNNNNNNNNNNNNNNNNNNNNNNNNNNNNNNNNNNNNNNNNNNNNNNNNNNNNNNNNNNNNNNNNNNNNNNNNNNNNNNNNNNNNNNNNNNNNNNNNNNNNNNNNNNNNNNNNNNNNNNNNNNNNNNNNNNNNNNNNNNNNNNNNNNNNNNNNNNNNNNNNNNNNNNNNNNNNNNNNNNNNNNNNNNNNNNNNNNNNNNNNNNNNNNNNNNNNNNNNNNNNNNNNNNNNNNNNNNNNNNNNNNNNNNNNNNNNNNNNNNNNNNNNNNNNNNNNNNNNNNNNNNNNNNNNNNNNNNNNNNNNNNNNNNNNNNNNNNNNNNNNNNNNNNNNNNNNNNNNNNNNNNNNNNNNNNNNNNNNNNNNNNNNNNNNNNNNNNNNNNNNNatattatatttttattggtattttttttaaattagttttaggtTTGGCAGTAATAACAACATTAGTTGAAAAAGTTTCttttgttataaatattataaagaatcaattttataattatatgagagataaatttttaaataattgattaataatatatatatatatataattgtattaacaattaaaaaaatataaaacctatttaatttactattttaatgtttaaatttattcttagataatttaaaaattaattatattttacaataacaaaatataattataaaaattattgtcatattatatatacatcgtctctattaataaaattttttgaattcgttgctgtatataatttttttttcatatttatggaaaaaaaatctcttcttcattcatATTAGTATAGTTTTGATTAAGGAATTAAATACCTGATTGACCAGTTCTATTTGGCTCCAAagctattattattatgatattaTATGTGGTTAGCAAAGCAAGTATAACTAGTCCAAATATTTCACAAGGGGGAGGAAAAGTTGACGTCATGCTTATGACTTATGACTAATGAGCTTTATGGGGTGTTAACGGACAATAGTCAAAATGGGACCCACAAGCACGCGCGCGTGCACCGGCACGTGGGGCCTCTTACTTCCGCTAGCTCCCATGAGTCAAGCCCTTACGTGTTGACTCTTTATCTTACCACTTAACcctcatattttttctttgcatgaaggttttagggtttttataaGGGATTTAGAAGCCACAAATTTCCAGGCTTTTCAGTACTGACTaataaggaaaataaagaaataagatttaggacaatttattttttaaataaattagtaatCAATATTATTAGAATACATATTTTgtaaaatagatattaaaatatattttttttataaattatataaactaTGACAAAATATCACAATTTACAAATACATgtaatttattacaaaaatattatgaattacgttaaaaaaaaatatcacatAATCTGCAGTAAAGATATCATAATTTATGTGTATTTTGAATCTCGTACATCAAGATTTATGTTTTAGTGTGGTTTATgcataaaatctaaaatatacataaaacaCGACACCTCTACTGTGAATTATGTgatatttttttcaactaatctGCGACACTTCTGTAATAAATGATGTACATTTATAAATCGCGATATTTCTGTTGCGGTTTatataatttatgaaaaaaatgtaTTTCGATATCCactttataaaatatgtattcTGATAAAAAGAATAACcaacttatttaaaaagataaattgtgttaaaatttatattttacaaaatcaaaattatactttttaatataatttcaatataatttttagtaataTCTCAAATCAATTCCTAAAAGCTTTTTAGTCGAATACTTTGACGTAAAGATTgatttatctaataaaataaaaaaaatagagactaatttaatatttaaaatttagagactgatttaaaatattattatttactttttaaattaaatcttgaAACAATACCctaatgtattttattttagaaaaaaatttattcggtgagaaaatttatttttgaatatattttttttatgggaAGAATTTTTGAATATATGGTTGTttgagaaaatagaaaaatgtaGAGACGATGAGGTGGCATTCAGAGTTTTGTTGGGAAAAACGTGTTGACTCTTGAGACTTGAGAGAGATATATACACATAAGCAATCTAAGGCCGTAATTAAGATGAAGAAATTGATTACATGGATTATTCGACGATCGCTTTCTTTGGTTTTAGTCACGACCGTCCAACCTatttttgttgcttctttctcgTCTTCTTTTGTTCTCAAAATGTTCCCTTCATCCCTCTTTTTCATCCCCAAGCTAATAAGGCAAGCGAAAACGACCATTCTAGAATCTACATTCATTCTACACCCTAGGCCCAAATGTCATCCCTCGTGTAAATTTGTATAGCTGCTCAACCTAATACATAATTTgtactttaattaaaaattcgtTATTAACAATAATAGTGATCTAACCGTTATAACTTACTTATAAATTGGAATATATTGATTTTCACatgtttaaaactaatttaaaacaatattaaaaattaatttgagtgTATAAATATTCACATTTCATATTCTTCATCATTTGTTAACGTATATTTTTAGGTCAATTTTCTGGTACCTATAATTTTAGTGTGAAATTATTGAAATGATCTTTTATGgtaagttttaaatattaaaaaataatttatttttatattttttaatttaaatattaaattttatctcaTTTTAATAAGTTAGGCAAATATATACAGACACCATAGTATGCATCATACTTTTATTCTTCAATTCGTATTAAACGAGTTATATATATACGATGATGATGTCATGCTTAGGTAATAATGAGGTAAGGGGGGAATGGATGTGACAAAATGAAGTTGAGAAGATACACGAAAAAGAGTTTATTagtaaaaacaaaagcaaatttGAATTCATCCTTATTATACTAGCTAGTAGCTAGAAGGGATCAGATAATGGGATTCGCATTCTCTGAgtaaagtgtaattttttattattgaataattttttttatatttatttttgattttacctataaaattaatggtgagagatcacgctttattctctaaaataaaattcaaattttaaaaaatctaaatcctaGATAACGTACTATGAAGATGGGATTGTTACTAATTAAAAGACACGTATTCACTGTGTATATCATGAAAGATCCACTGCCAATTCATGATAACCAACCGCTAAGGCCGAaactaattattaaaaagtGACAACAATGGCAtggagaagaaaagagaaagccaAGACATGCATTCCCAAAATGAATACAGTAGTAAGATTCTTAAAACTCTACACTATGGTTTTACGTAAGCACGTGTGTTTAACACCTTTAATTTGTTGattgatatattaattaataaaaataaaagtgagcGCATTGGGTTGGTGGTATGGCTAGAGAGTCAACCCCGAATGTTCTTATTATTAGAAGAGAGCCGCCcactaatattaataataattaataaataaataaataaatactaaaactaGAGAGTTATCCAATAATAAtcttactttaatttaatttgtctaGGTAGCTAGCCACTACTGCCCAAATAAAAGGGAGTTTTTAATATACATGAATTTTGCAAGATCAATGCATTTTGTactagctatatatatatatatttgtgcgTGTATATGCGTGAAAAATGTGAGGGTAGGTGCCTAGGTGGACAGGATTGGATTTGATAAATTCGAGACATATTTAATTTAACCTGGACATCATCATTATCTGAATATATGATATGATCTTCAGAGTAGTCTAACTTTTTTAGTACTAGCTATTATACTTTGCATATTTGAGTTATACAGCTCCAATAATGTTGTTATCAACATTCATTTGATtttaaagattggatttgagtttaCAACAAATAAAATCATTATGAATTTAGACTTGGCTGCATCTCGGACGGTAtagttttcaaatttaatttgacaTAATATAGAGTGAAAGTGATACATTCCGTACATAACGCGTAGAGCTTAAAAGTCTTATCATGCATTAATCTTGTTAATACATTTTTTAGGTCAACTTATTATATTAATGTGTATTAATCTTCGGGCCAGGGAAAAAACATATAATTATCTAAATCAAAGTATTAACAAATTACCGTCGGTTATGCACAGAGACTTTTATTTCCCTTGTTTTTCAAAAGTGAAATTTTAATATATGCACAAAATTTAGGGTTTGTTTTCCACTCACATATAGCAATCACTATCAGaattgacttgtttgatattgaagTCGGTCATGTGTTCACATTCCACACGGcgatattaattaaattctaaagAATAGACAAGTCCTTTTGTTAATCATTGGATTTGTGGACAAAACGAAACCTCACCAAACTAATCTCATTTTGGTGGGGTTGAAATGGATGATTGACCCTTGTTGATCAATTCAAAATTAAACATTCCTTTTTTTCAACATATTTTGGTCCCACATCcacatttaaataaatttctGAGAGTTTAGTTCTTCCAACTTCATAATTGTCTCAGCCTTTTATCTAAAATAATCtctattctttttgttttaaagaaATGTGAAATGaaatgaatttttgttttttagtatATGAATTGCTAAACTAGCTGCCGCAATAAaccttattctttgttttttttttcaaaattttcaaactaatACATTGAACCATTGTCTTAATGTATGGATTGAACCATCTCAAGCCATTCTTTTCTAATCTATGATTCCCACCACACAATTAATCCATTGAACAAAGTCACAAACATTATTTTACCGAAAATTGTGaagaaactaaaattcaaaTGTTTTTTAAATGGCTTTTGCCCAATTTTTAGTTTATAAGATTATTACAATATCAGAGAAATTTGACtttgttttctatttaattttttaccttttcactttttactttttagaaTAGGGTCAATTATGCTATAATGGATGAAAGAACTTTGAAATAAAAGCAAGAGTAGTGAAATGGATTTGAGCGATGTGTTGATCTTACGCATTCATCAACTTCTTTAAATTCTTGCCTACCATCATTGCTGAAGAAATAAAGAATTTACGTCGTCATGCTTATTATTTAGAAACCATATGgataaatatgaaaaatgatacgataattaaattgtttaaaacaaaaacaacgaacacataataatattaatatgttGTGACAAAAGTattataatcataataataaactattttaatttcCACGACAATAGAAGAGagtttggtgtgttttctttgtttgcttgctgttgttatatatatatattagctgAACCAGCTTCACTGGTGCCATAAGACACACACCTTCAAATTAATTTCATTGATCATCGTTAAGTCAAACTCTACAAAATGTATAAACGTAACGCTATATATATTGATTATTAAAGGGTTAATAGAAAACGTAACCTACAGGGTTGACTGTTTTGTGTTGCTATTTATAAAGTATATATAATCGCTATTGGCCTCTAACCTCTACATAACCAAGTTCAGTTGAACTGCttaattataaacataattaaaGTTTGATTTGACTTTCACCTAATCTCAAGACTCTCGTCATGAATGGATATCTCCGGTTGAATCAAGTTATTTTGGTCTCATCAAGTTTGGACTCATTTATTTGCCTCTTGTTCGGTCAACTACACATATATAAAAAACCTTATGCTTATGGATCGCAAACTAATAAGAATGTATGATACTTAAACCTGCCTTGCGGATATTATTCAAGTCCTTCATAGATTGAAAGTGACAACATGAATgagacgagacaaaaagaaaccGTGTTATTCTTATTTCCACTAAGAAACTCATATGAAAATAAGTTTGAGTTTGTCCAAATtgtttacattttattttagtgCCAATGTTCTAACTTGGACCGATATTCAGGTCCAAGCCCAAAAAGGACCCATGTTCTAACCCAGTGATACCGTGCTTGGAGCTAAAGGGCTTTGGGTGGGTCGGGTTGGAGTGGGTTCGGGTAGGATTTTCTGGTAGCCCaagatccaaaaaaaaaaaaaacaaaaatagaaaggTAAAAACGACGCCGtatcaagaaaaatatcattGTTCCCTAGGAAGGACCTTATCTTGAAGAACCATATTTACATTGCAATTGCCGATTGAACTACAGAAGTATCTTCAATCCCTGCAATGGCGACGGTCACGTTCTCCCTATCCGCTAAAACCCTAATCCTACCATCCCACCCTAAAACTCCAATCTTCAACCAAGTAAAGAACGTTGGGTTCTTGAGGAGGGTCNNNNNNNNNNNNNNNNNNNNNNNNNNNNNNNNNNNNNNNNNNNNNNNNNNNNNNNNNNNNNNNNNNNNNNNNNNNNCTTTGGATGGAGAATACTCGTCGAAGAGGAGTAGCAGCAGCGAACAGAGAGAGACCATTATGCTTCCCGGTTGCGACTACAACCACTGGCTCATTGTCATGGAGTTCCCCAAGGATCCTGCTCCCACCCGCGAGCAGATGATTGACACTTACCTGAATACCCTCGCCTCCGTCCTTGGAAGGTTCTTCCTTTTCCccattttgtttcaaattttatcattttcaaTAGAACTAGGGTCTTTGATGTATTAGATTTGGCTATAGTTAGTTAGAGTTTCTGTTGATTCTGTTATTCACTGACACTGGTTACTGAAATCGTTGTTGTACCTTGTAAACTGTAACTTAACTAGTTCAGCTTCATTTCACTGAATACTTGCTTTGTTTCTTGTAGTCTAGGGTAGGGTACTTATAAATTGTGTGGCTTTTGCTTGTGCACCTCATAATATGAATAAGAGGCTCTAATTGGTGGATTATGGTACATTGGTAGTGGTGTATTGTGTGTGTGTGATATGGGAGGAACTTTGTTCTTCTGGTGTTTTGCTTCTGATTCAAATTTTGCTTTGTGTATTGTCAGCATGGAAGAGGCAAAGAAGAACATGTATGCCTTTAGCACCACCACCTACACAGGATTCCAGTGCACTGTTGACGAAGCAACATCTGAGAAATTCAAGGGTAATGTTTTATAATTCGTGCAGTTGTCTTTGTGGCCTTGTGTCGTTACTTGGTAAAACACTTTTGGATCTTCTTGGTCTAATTTAGGATTGTTCCTCTTGTAGGGTTGCCTGGTGTTCTTTGGGTGCTGCCAGACTCGTATATAGATGTTAAAAACAAAGACTATGGAGGTTAAATTCTTTAATTTAGACACTGATTAGTTGTGTGGTTTATGTTCTACCTTATGATTCTTGACAATCTGATAACTGGATGGTTATTGTTCTTCAACTTAGGTGACAAATACATAAATGGGGAGATCATTCCTTGCAAGTACCCCACCTATCAACCAAAACGTAGTAGCGGACCAAAGAATGAGAGCAGAAGGT harbors:
- the LOC107468709 gene encoding multiple organellar RNA editing factor 9, chloroplastic (The sequence of the model RefSeq protein was modified relative to this genomic sequence to represent the inferred CDS: added 49 bases not found in genome assembly); protein product: MATVTFSLSAKTLILPSHPKTPIFNQVKNVGFLRRVPSNGSVVGRRKSVILGALDGEYSSKRSSSSEQRETIMLPGCDYNHWLIVMEFPKDPAPTREQMIDTYLNTLASVLGSMEEAKKNMYAFSTTTYTGFQCTVDEATSEKFKGLPGVLWVLPDSYIDVKNKDYGGDKYINGEIIPCKYPTYQPKRSSGPKNESRRYERRRDGPPPERRRPREEAAASDSAST